One genomic region from Leifsonia sp. Root1293 encodes:
- a CDS encoding S1C family serine protease — translation MAEPAQDEANPAEAPGEADHRFPRWLVVTAAVVVALLLIAVGFAAGALTTAAVSADRGSCDAASVADRVLPSVVTITVGSGNGSGQVITKDGHILTNDHVISSAAASGAVSVRFSDGHQLPASIVGRDPKTDLAVLKVDTDEDLAVIEEGSSGSLSVGQPVVAIGAPLGLYSSVTAGIVSALGRNVPVPTDGDRNAVLVGAIQTDASINPGNSGGALVDCRGRLVGVNTAISSVPGAGGQSSTGSVGIGFAVPQAVAMPLAHQLIEHGEVTYPNIGAELIPIPLASAAHFGVEGGLFVQGITAGGPADDAGIRPGDVITAINSQAASNFDVLTKVQLTRAAGETIDVTYVRAGETVTVEVTLAD, via the coding sequence ATGGCTGAACCAGCGCAGGATGAAGCGAATCCAGCCGAAGCACCGGGGGAAGCAGACCACCGGTTCCCGCGCTGGCTCGTCGTCACCGCCGCCGTCGTGGTGGCGCTGCTGCTGATCGCCGTGGGATTCGCCGCCGGCGCGCTCACCACCGCGGCCGTGAGTGCCGACAGGGGTTCCTGCGATGCTGCATCCGTGGCCGACAGGGTGCTGCCATCCGTCGTGACGATCACCGTGGGCTCCGGCAACGGCAGCGGGCAGGTCATCACGAAGGATGGCCACATCCTCACGAACGATCACGTCATCTCGTCGGCCGCCGCCTCGGGCGCGGTCTCCGTCAGGTTCAGCGATGGACACCAGTTGCCCGCAAGCATCGTCGGGCGTGACCCCAAGACCGACCTCGCCGTCCTGAAGGTGGACACCGACGAGGATCTCGCGGTGATCGAGGAGGGCAGCTCGGGGTCGTTGTCCGTCGGGCAACCCGTCGTCGCCATCGGCGCTCCGCTGGGGCTGTACAGCTCGGTAACGGCCGGCATCGTGAGCGCACTCGGGCGCAACGTTCCCGTCCCGACCGATGGCGACAGGAACGCGGTGCTGGTCGGAGCGATCCAGACCGACGCCTCGATCAACCCGGGCAACTCGGGCGGAGCGCTCGTCGACTGCCGGGGCCGACTCGTCGGCGTGAACACGGCGATCTCCTCGGTACCCGGGGCCGGCGGCCAGAGCAGCACCGGCAGCGTCGGCATCGGTTTCGCGGTGCCCCAGGCCGTGGCCATGCCGCTCGCCCACCAGCTCATCGAGCATGGTGAGGTGACCTACCCGAACATCGGCGCGGAGCTCATCCCGATCCCGCTGGCGTCTGCCGCGCACTTCGGTGTCGAGGGCGGCTTGTTCGTCCAGGGCATCACCGCAGGAGGACCAGCCGATGACGCCGGCATCCGCCCGGGCGACGTCATCACGGCGATCAACTCTCAGGCGGCGTCGAATTTCGACGTACTGACGAAGGTGCAACTGACCAGGGCAGCCGGTGAGACGATCGACGTCACGTACGTGCGCGCTGGCGAGACCGTCACCGTCGAGGTGACACTGGCCGACTGA